A single Danio rerio strain Tuebingen ecotype United States chromosome 17, GRCz12tu, whole genome shotgun sequence DNA region contains:
- the sanbr gene encoding SANT and BTB domain regulator of class switch recombination isoform X3, with the protein MSAIIATPCNMNCINNNLAGRIADLFNHNEADDLKDKKDKFKSKLFQKKIERIFDHGYQNHDSPGNASTLYRCGLCLKLLTKETERKIPCVPNKINIDARGNIVFTHSRHKAWEVHEYVNCLYEELKSWVQVYWRIWGTINFLTCSRCKQAFLCTELGQCRYHPEAVVYPGIGADHRWHGLGVYPCCNQKVLRFDPSFMPKGCKIRDHIVSAADGGDCSDHNVNSTQTRILNDLLLHRDAVCVAESSEDLSVGSENVPGCDVMLEPGVLTAHRPKETTAFSLLKNWSLQLRQQSLLSEDEEYTTGSEVTEDEVGDEEDTSKKQAAKKARKSGKPLKRQVSSPNFHRKEKSGEKAPSRDTTPFTVSIQKNKWDSNRSMRYNQDAQREEDQRRMEEIIANLTKMRFGDQEQTKFKDTKEPAGGLYSRLEAQFKASSQSSARQSSSEKTLRAKTRSGPSRPT; encoded by the exons ATGAGTGCCATCATAGCAACGCCGTGCAATATGAACTGCATCAACAACAACCTGGCCGGACGCATTGCTGATCTCTTCAACCATAATGAGGCAGATGATCTCAAGGACAAAAAAGACAAATTCAAAAG TAAACTGTTTCAAAAGAAGATTGAGAGAATATTTGATCATGGTTATCAGAATCACGATTCCCCTGGTAATGCATCTACTCTGTACAG ATGTGGACTTTGCCTTAAACTTCTAACCaaagaaacagagagaaaaatcCCTTGTGTTCCAAACAAGATCAACATAGATGCCAGAGGAAACATTGTATTCACTCACAGCAG ACATAAGGCCTGGGAGGTTCATGAGTATGTGAATTGTCTTTATGAAGAGTTAAAGTCATGGGTTCAGGTCTACTGGAGGATCTGGGGCACTATCAACTTCCTTACATGTTCACGCTGCAAACAG GCATTCTTGTGTACCGAATTGGGTCAGTGTAGGTATCACCCAGAGGCAGTTGTGTATCCTGGCATTGGAGCAGATCATAGATGGCACGGCCTTGGTGTTTATCCTTGCTGCAACCAGAAAGTCCTACGATTTGATCCCTCTTTCATGCCCAAG GGCTGTAAAATAAGAGACCACATTGTGAGTGCGGCAGATGGTGGTGACTGTAGCGATCACAATGTAAACTCAACCCAGACCAGAATACTCAATGACCTGCTGCTGCACAGAGACGCTGTGTGTGTGGCCGAGAG cTCTGAGGATCTTTCTGTAGGCAGTGAAAATGTGCCAGGATGTGATGTTATGCTTGAGCCAGGGGTGCTTACAGCTCACAGACCCAAGGAAACCACAGCT TTTTCGCTCTTAAAAAATTGGAGTCTTCAGCTG CGCCAGCAGTCTCTGCTGTCTGAAGATGAGGAGTACACTACAGGGTCAGAGGTCACCGAGGATGAGGTTGGGGATGAAGAAGACACATCAAAAAAACAAG CtgcaaagaaagcaagaaaatCTGGCAAACCTTTGAAAAGACAAGTGTCTTCTCCCAATTTTCACCGCAAGGAGAAATCTGGTGAAAAG GCACCATCTCGAGATACAACCCCATTCAC CGTCAGCATCCAGAAGAATAAGTGGGATAGCAATCGCTCCATGAGGTACAATCAGGATGCACAGAGGGAGGAGG atcagaggagaatggaggAGATTATAGCCAATCTCACTAAAATGCGCTTTGGTGACCAGGAGCAGACAAAGTTTAAAGACACAAAAGAG CCTGCAGGAGGCCTCTACTCAAGACTTGAGGCCCAGTTTAAGGCCTCCTCACAGTCCAGCGCAAGACAAAGCAGCTCAGAGAAAACTCTAAG AGCAAAGACACGCTCGGGGCCGTCAAGACCGACTTAG
- the sanbr gene encoding SANT and BTB domain regulator of class switch recombination isoform X2, giving the protein MNRLCSVNNNFPYDNNLLVLDIVLSSLWASPQPINWENVAKLVPGFTPKECARRFEELKTTGSFPHVDEQCNPLTGAVSSPSESFSTYIKSNVLDITRDTGEPQSNQTTLSVSGLNVLPTGRGASIETEIADPAKNIEKTEENKSPNMVIHVCDEAKNLKQDFVCPRNLLVKEMRYFEEYLSVDPQRWDEVDISVHCDVQIFDWLMNYAKSHNTEQSHGKHTEKPKLEHSNVISILISSEFLKMETLVEECIQYCHKHMSAIIATPCNMNCINNNLAGRIADLFNHNEADDLKDKKDKFKSKLFQKKIERIFDHGYQNHDSPGNASTLYRCGLCLKLLTKETERKIPCVPNKINIDARGNIVFTHSRHKAWEVHEYVNCLYEELKSWVQVYWRIWGTINFLTCSRCKQAFLCTELGQCRYHPEAVVYPGIGADHRWHGLGVYPCCNQKVLRFDPSFMPKGCKIRDHIVSAADGGDCSDHNVNSTQTRILNDLLLHRDAVCVAESSEDLSVGSENVPGCDVMLEPGVLTAHRPKETTAFSLLKNWSLQLRQQSLLSEDEEYTTGSEVTEDEVGDEEDTSKKQAAKKARKSGKPLKRQVSSPNFHRKEKSGEKAPSRDTTPFTVSIQKNKWDSNRSMRYNQDAQREEDQRRMEEIIANLTKMRFGDQEQTKFKDTKEPAGGLYSRLEAQFKASSQSSARQSSSEKTLRAKTRSGPSRPT; this is encoded by the exons ATGAatcgtctttgctctgttaataaTAACTTTCCGTATGACAACAACCTCCTGGTGCTGGACATTGTGCTGAGCTCGCTGTGGGCATCACCTCAGCCAATCAACTGGGAGAATGTTGCCAAGCTAGTGCCGGGGTTCACACCTAAAGAG TGTGCTCGGAGGTTTGAAGAGCTGAAGACTACAGGCAGTTTCCCTCATGTTGATGAGCAGTGTAACCCACTCACCGGAGCAGTGAGCTCTCCGTCAGAGTCCTTTTCCACTTATATCAAATCCAATGTACTGGACATTACCAGAGATACAGGGGAACCACAGTCCAATCAGACCACTCTCTCAGTGTCAG GCCTCAATGTTCTCCCTACTGGTCGAGGAGCCTCTATTGAGACTGAGATTGCAGATCCTGCCAAGAACATTGAGaaaacagaagaaaataaaag CCCCAACATGGTCATTCACGTTTGTGACGAGGCCAAAAACCTGAAGCAGGACTTTGTGTGTCCAAGGAACCTTCTAGTGAAAGAGATGCGTTACTTTGAGGAGTATCTATCTGTGGACCCACAGCGCTGGGACGAGGTGGACATTTCCGTTCACTGTGACGTCCAGATCTTCGACTGGCTCATGAACTACGCCAAGAGTCACAACACCGAACAATCACACGGGAAACATACAGAGAAACCGAAACTGG AGCACAGCAATGTCATCTCAATCCTGATCTCCTCCGAGTTCTTGAAGATGGAAACTTTA GTCGAGGAGTGTATCCAGTATTGTCACAAGCATATGAGTGCCATCATAGCAACGCCGTGCAATATGAACTGCATCAACAACAACCTGGCCGGACGCATTGCTGATCTCTTCAACCATAATGAGGCAGATGATCTCAAGGACAAAAAAGACAAATTCAAAAG TAAACTGTTTCAAAAGAAGATTGAGAGAATATTTGATCATGGTTATCAGAATCACGATTCCCCTGGTAATGCATCTACTCTGTACAG ATGTGGACTTTGCCTTAAACTTCTAACCaaagaaacagagagaaaaatcCCTTGTGTTCCAAACAAGATCAACATAGATGCCAGAGGAAACATTGTATTCACTCACAGCAG ACATAAGGCCTGGGAGGTTCATGAGTATGTGAATTGTCTTTATGAAGAGTTAAAGTCATGGGTTCAGGTCTACTGGAGGATCTGGGGCACTATCAACTTCCTTACATGTTCACGCTGCAAACAG GCATTCTTGTGTACCGAATTGGGTCAGTGTAGGTATCACCCAGAGGCAGTTGTGTATCCTGGCATTGGAGCAGATCATAGATGGCACGGCCTTGGTGTTTATCCTTGCTGCAACCAGAAAGTCCTACGATTTGATCCCTCTTTCATGCCCAAG GGCTGTAAAATAAGAGACCACATTGTGAGTGCGGCAGATGGTGGTGACTGTAGCGATCACAATGTAAACTCAACCCAGACCAGAATACTCAATGACCTGCTGCTGCACAGAGACGCTGTGTGTGTGGCCGAGAG cTCTGAGGATCTTTCTGTAGGCAGTGAAAATGTGCCAGGATGTGATGTTATGCTTGAGCCAGGGGTGCTTACAGCTCACAGACCCAAGGAAACCACAGCT TTTTCGCTCTTAAAAAATTGGAGTCTTCAGCTG CGCCAGCAGTCTCTGCTGTCTGAAGATGAGGAGTACACTACAGGGTCAGAGGTCACCGAGGATGAGGTTGGGGATGAAGAAGACACATCAAAAAAACAAG CtgcaaagaaagcaagaaaatCTGGCAAACCTTTGAAAAGACAAGTGTCTTCTCCCAATTTTCACCGCAAGGAGAAATCTGGTGAAAAG GCACCATCTCGAGATACAACCCCATTCAC CGTCAGCATCCAGAAGAATAAGTGGGATAGCAATCGCTCCATGAGGTACAATCAGGATGCACAGAGGGAGGAGG atcagaggagaatggaggAGATTATAGCCAATCTCACTAAAATGCGCTTTGGTGACCAGGAGCAGACAAAGTTTAAAGACACAAAAGAG CCTGCAGGAGGCCTCTACTCAAGACTTGAGGCCCAGTTTAAGGCCTCCTCACAGTCCAGCGCAAGACAAAGCAGCTCAGAGAAAACTCTAAG AGCAAAGACACGCTCGGGGCCGTCAAGACCGACTTAG
- the sanbr gene encoding SANT and BTB domain regulator of class switch recombination isoform X1, whose product MKEEHCFQRKPRIHLEQEMNRLCSVNNNFPYDNNLLVLDIVLSSLWASPQPINWENVAKLVPGFTPKECARRFEELKTTGSFPHVDEQCNPLTGAVSSPSESFSTYIKSNVLDITRDTGEPQSNQTTLSVSGLNVLPTGRGASIETEIADPAKNIEKTEENKSPNMVIHVCDEAKNLKQDFVCPRNLLVKEMRYFEEYLSVDPQRWDEVDISVHCDVQIFDWLMNYAKSHNTEQSHGKHTEKPKLEHSNVISILISSEFLKMETLVEECIQYCHKHMSAIIATPCNMNCINNNLAGRIADLFNHNEADDLKDKKDKFKSKLFQKKIERIFDHGYQNHDSPGNASTLYRCGLCLKLLTKETERKIPCVPNKINIDARGNIVFTHSRHKAWEVHEYVNCLYEELKSWVQVYWRIWGTINFLTCSRCKQAFLCTELGQCRYHPEAVVYPGIGADHRWHGLGVYPCCNQKVLRFDPSFMPKGCKIRDHIVSAADGGDCSDHNVNSTQTRILNDLLLHRDAVCVAESSEDLSVGSENVPGCDVMLEPGVLTAHRPKETTAFSLLKNWSLQLRQQSLLSEDEEYTTGSEVTEDEVGDEEDTSKKQAAKKARKSGKPLKRQVSSPNFHRKEKSGEKAPSRDTTPFTVSIQKNKWDSNRSMRYNQDAQREEDQRRMEEIIANLTKMRFGDQEQTKFKDTKEPAGGLYSRLEAQFKASSQSSARQSSSEKTLRAKTRSGPSRPT is encoded by the exons ATGAAAGAAGAGCATTGCTTTCAGAGGAAACCGCGCATCCATCTGGAACAGG AAATGAatcgtctttgctctgttaataaTAACTTTCCGTATGACAACAACCTCCTGGTGCTGGACATTGTGCTGAGCTCGCTGTGGGCATCACCTCAGCCAATCAACTGGGAGAATGTTGCCAAGCTAGTGCCGGGGTTCACACCTAAAGAG TGTGCTCGGAGGTTTGAAGAGCTGAAGACTACAGGCAGTTTCCCTCATGTTGATGAGCAGTGTAACCCACTCACCGGAGCAGTGAGCTCTCCGTCAGAGTCCTTTTCCACTTATATCAAATCCAATGTACTGGACATTACCAGAGATACAGGGGAACCACAGTCCAATCAGACCACTCTCTCAGTGTCAG GCCTCAATGTTCTCCCTACTGGTCGAGGAGCCTCTATTGAGACTGAGATTGCAGATCCTGCCAAGAACATTGAGaaaacagaagaaaataaaag CCCCAACATGGTCATTCACGTTTGTGACGAGGCCAAAAACCTGAAGCAGGACTTTGTGTGTCCAAGGAACCTTCTAGTGAAAGAGATGCGTTACTTTGAGGAGTATCTATCTGTGGACCCACAGCGCTGGGACGAGGTGGACATTTCCGTTCACTGTGACGTCCAGATCTTCGACTGGCTCATGAACTACGCCAAGAGTCACAACACCGAACAATCACACGGGAAACATACAGAGAAACCGAAACTGG AGCACAGCAATGTCATCTCAATCCTGATCTCCTCCGAGTTCTTGAAGATGGAAACTTTA GTCGAGGAGTGTATCCAGTATTGTCACAAGCATATGAGTGCCATCATAGCAACGCCGTGCAATATGAACTGCATCAACAACAACCTGGCCGGACGCATTGCTGATCTCTTCAACCATAATGAGGCAGATGATCTCAAGGACAAAAAAGACAAATTCAAAAG TAAACTGTTTCAAAAGAAGATTGAGAGAATATTTGATCATGGTTATCAGAATCACGATTCCCCTGGTAATGCATCTACTCTGTACAG ATGTGGACTTTGCCTTAAACTTCTAACCaaagaaacagagagaaaaatcCCTTGTGTTCCAAACAAGATCAACATAGATGCCAGAGGAAACATTGTATTCACTCACAGCAG ACATAAGGCCTGGGAGGTTCATGAGTATGTGAATTGTCTTTATGAAGAGTTAAAGTCATGGGTTCAGGTCTACTGGAGGATCTGGGGCACTATCAACTTCCTTACATGTTCACGCTGCAAACAG GCATTCTTGTGTACCGAATTGGGTCAGTGTAGGTATCACCCAGAGGCAGTTGTGTATCCTGGCATTGGAGCAGATCATAGATGGCACGGCCTTGGTGTTTATCCTTGCTGCAACCAGAAAGTCCTACGATTTGATCCCTCTTTCATGCCCAAG GGCTGTAAAATAAGAGACCACATTGTGAGTGCGGCAGATGGTGGTGACTGTAGCGATCACAATGTAAACTCAACCCAGACCAGAATACTCAATGACCTGCTGCTGCACAGAGACGCTGTGTGTGTGGCCGAGAG cTCTGAGGATCTTTCTGTAGGCAGTGAAAATGTGCCAGGATGTGATGTTATGCTTGAGCCAGGGGTGCTTACAGCTCACAGACCCAAGGAAACCACAGCT TTTTCGCTCTTAAAAAATTGGAGTCTTCAGCTG CGCCAGCAGTCTCTGCTGTCTGAAGATGAGGAGTACACTACAGGGTCAGAGGTCACCGAGGATGAGGTTGGGGATGAAGAAGACACATCAAAAAAACAAG CtgcaaagaaagcaagaaaatCTGGCAAACCTTTGAAAAGACAAGTGTCTTCTCCCAATTTTCACCGCAAGGAGAAATCTGGTGAAAAG GCACCATCTCGAGATACAACCCCATTCAC CGTCAGCATCCAGAAGAATAAGTGGGATAGCAATCGCTCCATGAGGTACAATCAGGATGCACAGAGGGAGGAGG atcagaggagaatggaggAGATTATAGCCAATCTCACTAAAATGCGCTTTGGTGACCAGGAGCAGACAAAGTTTAAAGACACAAAAGAG CCTGCAGGAGGCCTCTACTCAAGACTTGAGGCCCAGTTTAAGGCCTCCTCACAGTCCAGCGCAAGACAAAGCAGCTCAGAGAAAACTCTAAG AGCAAAGACACGCTCGGGGCCGTCAAGACCGACTTAG